The following are from one region of the Petrotoga mobilis SJ95 genome:
- the tsaD gene encoding tRNA (adenosine(37)-N6)-threonylcarbamoyltransferase complex transferase subunit TsaD produces the protein MNILESEKDPIIFGIETSCDETAVAILKGKDQLLSNLVNSQIDVHKVFGGVVPEVAARKHVEVLYKLSLKAFEEAQITPNDIDAVSVSFGPGLIGALLIGVSFAKGMSLSLGKPLIGVNHLMGHIYANFLDFPNLKPPFVTLLVSGGHTAILLVKDYLDFEIIGETRDDAAGEAFDKVARILDLGYPGGPVIDEISKKAQKLYDFPRPLYDKEYDFSFSGLKTSVLYFVRDYPQAKKEDIAASFQEAIIDTLVHKVTKFAIKENIKDIVIAGGVAANSLLREKLNAFKDKLNIYYPRQSLCTDNAAMICRAGYEKYVRNMFDTLELDVVPNLGLSKI, from the coding sequence TTGAACATATTAGAAAGTGAAAAAGATCCAATCATTTTTGGAATAGAAACATCTTGTGATGAAACGGCTGTGGCGATATTAAAAGGTAAAGATCAACTGCTTTCTAATTTAGTTAATTCACAGATCGATGTTCATAAGGTATTTGGAGGAGTTGTACCAGAAGTTGCCGCTCGAAAACATGTCGAAGTTTTGTACAAACTAAGTTTGAAAGCCTTCGAAGAGGCACAAATTACCCCAAACGACATAGATGCAGTTAGTGTATCTTTCGGCCCTGGATTAATCGGGGCTTTACTTATCGGGGTGAGTTTTGCTAAGGGGATGTCTTTGTCCTTGGGGAAACCGTTAATTGGTGTAAATCATTTAATGGGGCATATATACGCTAACTTTCTCGATTTCCCAAATCTGAAACCTCCTTTTGTCACATTATTAGTTTCCGGTGGACATACAGCAATTTTGCTGGTTAAAGATTATTTAGACTTTGAAATAATAGGGGAAACACGTGATGATGCGGCAGGAGAAGCCTTTGATAAAGTCGCCAGGATTTTGGATTTGGGTTATCCAGGAGGACCAGTTATAGATGAAATTTCAAAAAAGGCTCAAAAATTGTACGATTTTCCTAGACCCTTGTACGATAAAGAATACGACTTTTCTTTTTCTGGCTTAAAAACATCTGTTTTGTATTTTGTAAGAGATTATCCGCAGGCAAAAAAAGAAGATATAGCCGCTTCATTTCAAGAAGCGATAATAGACACCCTTGTTCATAAAGTTACTAAATTTGCGATTAAAGAAAATATAAAAGATATTGTAATAGCAGGGGGAGTTGCTGCAAACTCCCTGTTGAGAGAAAAATTGAATGCTTTTAAAGACAAATTGAATATCTATTATCCAAGACAATCGTTATGTACTGATAATGCAGCAATGATATGCCGGGCTGGATACGAAAAATATGTAAGAAACATGTTTGATACGTTAGAGTTGGATGTTGTTCCTAATTTGGGATTATCTAAAATATAA